In Myotis daubentonii chromosome 16, mMyoDau2.1, whole genome shotgun sequence, one DNA window encodes the following:
- the SOCS7 gene encoding suppressor of cytokine signaling 7 isoform X5: MTPSGGWPPRWRRAAWACAGLRAPPAPLYEAEAAAAVSAVAPGPVAGGAPAGPGLVPTPARLPAARPPSLSPMQGAELRDGEAAAAAAASYRVLSRLLGYGEAAPEPGPPPPPPGHGPPPPSFLARPGARGSRPPQLMVFRNVGRPPEEEDAEAAPEPGPSELLCPRHRCALDPKALPPGLALERTWGPAAGLEAQLAALGLGQPVGPGVKTVGGCCPCPCPPQPPPPQPQPPAATPQAGEDPTETSDALLVLEGLESEAESLETNSCSEEELSSPGRGGGGGRLLLQPPGPELPPVPFPLQDLVPPGRLSRGEQPPPPPPPPPAGPLRPLTGPSRKGSLKIRLSRLFRTKSCHGGSGGGSGAGKRPAGELAASAASLTDVGGPAGRELDAGRKPRLTRTQSAFSPVSFSPLFTGETVSLVDVDISQRGLASPHPPTPPPPPRRSLSLLDDISGTLPTSVLVAPMGSSLQSFPLPPPPPPHAPDAFPRIAPIRAAESLHSQPPQHLQCPLYRPDSSSFAASLRELEKCGWYWGPMNWEDAEMKLKGKPDGSFLVRDSSDPRYILSLSFRSQGITHHTRMEHYREQVGTGGFRDLCLIQLAHKVLPSEK; the protein is encoded by the exons ATGACGCCATCCGGGGGCTGGCCTCCGCGGTGGCGGCGCGCGGCCTGGGCTTGCGCTGGCCTccgcgcgccccccgcccccctctatGAGGCTGAGGCCGCGGCGGCCGTTAGCGCTGTCGCTCCGGGGCCCGTGGCGGGCGGGGCTCCGGCGGGGCCCGGCCTAGTCCCCACCCCAGCCCGGCTCCCagccgcccgccctccctccctctccccgatGCAGGGGGCCGAACTCCGGGAtggcgaggcggcggcggcggcggccgcttCGTACCGCGTCCTGAGCCGCCTGCTCGGCTATGGAGAGGCGGCCCCCGAGCcaggcccgccgccgccgcccccgggcCATGGTCCCCCGCCGCCATCCTTCCTCGCGCGGCCCGGTGCGCGGGGCTCCCGGCCGCCGCAGCTGATGGTGTTCCGCAACGTGGGTCGGCCGCCAGAGGAGGAGGACGCGGAGGCAGCCCCGGAGCCCGGACCCTCGGAACTGCTGTGTCCCCGGCACCGATGTGCCCTGGACCCCAAGGCCCTGCCCCCGGGGTTGGCACTCGAGCGGACCTGGGGCCCGGCGGCTGGACTGGAGGCGCAGCTGGCAGCTCTGGGGCTCGGGCAGCCGGTGGGGCCGGGGGTCAAGACGGTTGGTGGCTGCTGCCCATGCCCGTGCCCCCCGCAGCCGCCCCCTCCGCAGCCCCAGCCGCCGGCTGCCACCCCGCAGGCCGGGGAGGACCCCACGGAGACGAGCGACGCGCTGCTGGTCCTGGAGGGCTTGGAGTCGGAGGCCGAGAGCCTGGAGACCAACAGCTGCTCGGAAGAGGAGCTCAGCAGCCCGGGCCGCGGAGGAGGCGGGGGCCGGCTTCTGCTGCAGCCCCCGGGCCCCGAATTGCCCCCGGTGCCCTTTCCGCTGCAGGACTTGGTGCCCCCGGGGCGCTTGAGTCGAGGggagcagccgccgccgccgccgcccccgccccctgccgggCCCCTCCGGCCACTCACAGGCCCTTCTCGGAAGGGCTCCCTCAAAATCCGTCTCAGTCGCCTCTTTCGCACGAAGAGCTGCCACGGTGGCTCCGGTGGCGGGTCCGGGGCCGGCAAGAGGCCTGCGGGGGAGCTGGCTGCTTCGGCCGCGAGCCTGACGGACGTGGGAGGCCCTGCCGGCCGGGAGCTGGACGCCGGGAG GAAACCCAGGTTGACAAGAACTCAAAGTGCCTTTTCTCCGGTCTCCTTCAGCCCCCTATTCACAG GTGAAACAGTATCGCTTGTGGATGTGGACATCTCTCAGCGGGGCCTGGCCTCTCCACACCCTCcaactccccctcctcctccgagAAGAAGCCTCAGCCTCCTAG ATGATATCAGTGGGACGCTGCCTACATCTGTCCTTGTGGCTCCGATGGGGTCTTCCCTGCAGTCTTTCCCCCTACCTCCGCCTCCTCCACCCCATGCCCCAG ATGCATTTCCGCGGATTGCTCCTATCCGAGCAGCTGAATCCCTGCACAGCCAGCCCCCGCAACACCTCCAGTGTCCCCTGTACCGGCCCGACTCGAGCAGCTTTGCAGCCAGCCTTCGAGAGTTGGAGAAG TGTGGTTGGTATTGGGGACCAATGAATTGGGAAGATGCAGAGATGAAGCTGAAAGGGAAACCAGATGGTTCTTTCCTGGTACGAGACAGCTCTGATCCTCGTTAtatcctgagcctcagttttcgaTCACAGGGTATCACCCACCACACTAGAATGGAGCACTACAGAG AACAAGTAGGAACAGGTGGCTTCAGGGACCTTTGTCTGATTCAGCTTGCCCATAAAGTCTTGCCCTCCGAAAAGTGA
- the SOCS7 gene encoding suppressor of cytokine signaling 7 isoform X3 — translation MTPSGGWPPRWRRAAWACAGLRAPPAPLYEAEAAAAVSAVAPGPVAGGAPAGPGLVPTPARLPAARPPSLSPMQGAELRDGEAAAAAAASYRVLSRLLGYGEAAPEPGPPPPPPGHGPPPPSFLARPGARGSRPPQLMVFRNVGRPPEEEDAEAAPEPGPSELLCPRHRCALDPKALPPGLALERTWGPAAGLEAQLAALGLGQPVGPGVKTVGGCCPCPCPPQPPPPQPQPPAATPQAGEDPTETSDALLVLEGLESEAESLETNSCSEEELSSPGRGGGGGRLLLQPPGPELPPVPFPLQDLVPPGRLSRGEQPPPPPPPPPAGPLRPLTGPSRKGSLKIRLSRLFRTKSCHGGSGGGSGAGKRPAGELAASAASLTDVGGPAGRELDAGRKPRLTRTQSAFSPVSFSPLFTGETVSLVDVDISQRGLASPHPPTPPPPPRRSLSLLDDISGTLPTSVLVAPMGSSLQSFPLPPPPPPHAPDAFPRIAPIRAAESLHSQPPQHLQCPLYRPDSSSFAASLRELEKCGWYWGPMNWEDAEMKLKGKPDGSFLVRDSSDPRYILSLSFRSQGITHHTRMEHYRGLPPTPVQLLYPVSRFSNVKSLQHLCRFRIRQLVRIDHIPDLPLPKPLISYIRKFYYYDPQEEVYLSLKEAQLISKQKQDVEPST, via the exons ATGACGCCATCCGGGGGCTGGCCTCCGCGGTGGCGGCGCGCGGCCTGGGCTTGCGCTGGCCTccgcgcgccccccgcccccctctatGAGGCTGAGGCCGCGGCGGCCGTTAGCGCTGTCGCTCCGGGGCCCGTGGCGGGCGGGGCTCCGGCGGGGCCCGGCCTAGTCCCCACCCCAGCCCGGCTCCCagccgcccgccctccctccctctccccgatGCAGGGGGCCGAACTCCGGGAtggcgaggcggcggcggcggcggccgcttCGTACCGCGTCCTGAGCCGCCTGCTCGGCTATGGAGAGGCGGCCCCCGAGCcaggcccgccgccgccgcccccgggcCATGGTCCCCCGCCGCCATCCTTCCTCGCGCGGCCCGGTGCGCGGGGCTCCCGGCCGCCGCAGCTGATGGTGTTCCGCAACGTGGGTCGGCCGCCAGAGGAGGAGGACGCGGAGGCAGCCCCGGAGCCCGGACCCTCGGAACTGCTGTGTCCCCGGCACCGATGTGCCCTGGACCCCAAGGCCCTGCCCCCGGGGTTGGCACTCGAGCGGACCTGGGGCCCGGCGGCTGGACTGGAGGCGCAGCTGGCAGCTCTGGGGCTCGGGCAGCCGGTGGGGCCGGGGGTCAAGACGGTTGGTGGCTGCTGCCCATGCCCGTGCCCCCCGCAGCCGCCCCCTCCGCAGCCCCAGCCGCCGGCTGCCACCCCGCAGGCCGGGGAGGACCCCACGGAGACGAGCGACGCGCTGCTGGTCCTGGAGGGCTTGGAGTCGGAGGCCGAGAGCCTGGAGACCAACAGCTGCTCGGAAGAGGAGCTCAGCAGCCCGGGCCGCGGAGGAGGCGGGGGCCGGCTTCTGCTGCAGCCCCCGGGCCCCGAATTGCCCCCGGTGCCCTTTCCGCTGCAGGACTTGGTGCCCCCGGGGCGCTTGAGTCGAGGggagcagccgccgccgccgccgcccccgccccctgccgggCCCCTCCGGCCACTCACAGGCCCTTCTCGGAAGGGCTCCCTCAAAATCCGTCTCAGTCGCCTCTTTCGCACGAAGAGCTGCCACGGTGGCTCCGGTGGCGGGTCCGGGGCCGGCAAGAGGCCTGCGGGGGAGCTGGCTGCTTCGGCCGCGAGCCTGACGGACGTGGGAGGCCCTGCCGGCCGGGAGCTGGACGCCGGGAG GAAACCCAGGTTGACAAGAACTCAAAGTGCCTTTTCTCCGGTCTCCTTCAGCCCCCTATTCACAG GTGAAACAGTATCGCTTGTGGATGTGGACATCTCTCAGCGGGGCCTGGCCTCTCCACACCCTCcaactccccctcctcctccgagAAGAAGCCTCAGCCTCCTAG ATGATATCAGTGGGACGCTGCCTACATCTGTCCTTGTGGCTCCGATGGGGTCTTCCCTGCAGTCTTTCCCCCTACCTCCGCCTCCTCCACCCCATGCCCCAG ATGCATTTCCGCGGATTGCTCCTATCCGAGCAGCTGAATCCCTGCACAGCCAGCCCCCGCAACACCTCCAGTGTCCCCTGTACCGGCCCGACTCGAGCAGCTTTGCAGCCAGCCTTCGAGAGTTGGAGAAG TGTGGTTGGTATTGGGGACCAATGAATTGGGAAGATGCAGAGATGAAGCTGAAAGGGAAACCAGATGGTTCTTTCCTGGTACGAGACAGCTCTGATCCTCGTTAtatcctgagcctcagttttcgaTCACAGGGTATCACCCACCACACTAGAATGGAGCACTACAGAG GACTGCCACCAACTCCAGTGCAGCTGCTCTATCCAGTGTCCCGATTCAGCAATGTCAAATCCCTACAGCACCTTTGCAGATTCCGAATCCGACAGCTCGTCCGGATAGATCACATCCCGGATCTCCCACTGCCTAA ACCTCTGATCTCTTATATCCGAAAGTTCTACTACTATGATCCTCAGGAAGAGGTATACCTGTCTCTAAAGGAAGCGCAGCTTATTTCCAAACAGAAGCAAGATGTGGAACCGTCCACGTAG
- the SOCS7 gene encoding suppressor of cytokine signaling 7 isoform X1, giving the protein MTPSGGWPPRWRRAAWACAGLRAPPAPLYEAEAAAAVSAVAPGPVAGGAPAGPGLVPTPARLPAARPPSLSPMQGAELRDGEAAAAAAASYRVLSRLLGYGEAAPEPGPPPPPPGHGPPPPSFLARPGARGSRPPQLMVFRNVGRPPEEEDAEAAPEPGPSELLCPRHRCALDPKALPPGLALERTWGPAAGLEAQLAALGLGQPVGPGVKTVGGCCPCPCPPQPPPPQPQPPAATPQAGEDPTETSDALLVLEGLESEAESLETNSCSEEELSSPGRGGGGGRLLLQPPGPELPPVPFPLQDLVPPGRLSRGEQPPPPPPPPPAGPLRPLTGPSRKGSLKIRLSRLFRTKSCHGGSGGGSGAGKRPAGELAASAASLTDVGGPAGRELDAGRKPRLTRTQSAFSPVSFSPLFTGETVSLVDVDISQRGLASPHPPTPPPPPRRSLSLLDDISGTLPTSVLVAPMGSSLQSFPLPPPPPPHAPDAFPRIAPIRAAESLHSQPPQHLQCPLYRPDSSSFAASLRELEKCGWYWGPMNWEDAEMKLKGKPDGSFLVRDSSDPRYILSLSFRSQGITHHTRMEHYRGTFSLWCHPKFEDRCQSVVEFIKRAIMHSKNGKFLYFLRSRVPGLPPTPVQLLYPVSRFSNVKSLQHLCRFRIRQLVRIDHIPDLPLPKPLISYIRKFYYYDPQEEVYLSLKEAQLISKQKQDVEPST; this is encoded by the exons ATGACGCCATCCGGGGGCTGGCCTCCGCGGTGGCGGCGCGCGGCCTGGGCTTGCGCTGGCCTccgcgcgccccccgcccccctctatGAGGCTGAGGCCGCGGCGGCCGTTAGCGCTGTCGCTCCGGGGCCCGTGGCGGGCGGGGCTCCGGCGGGGCCCGGCCTAGTCCCCACCCCAGCCCGGCTCCCagccgcccgccctccctccctctccccgatGCAGGGGGCCGAACTCCGGGAtggcgaggcggcggcggcggcggccgcttCGTACCGCGTCCTGAGCCGCCTGCTCGGCTATGGAGAGGCGGCCCCCGAGCcaggcccgccgccgccgcccccgggcCATGGTCCCCCGCCGCCATCCTTCCTCGCGCGGCCCGGTGCGCGGGGCTCCCGGCCGCCGCAGCTGATGGTGTTCCGCAACGTGGGTCGGCCGCCAGAGGAGGAGGACGCGGAGGCAGCCCCGGAGCCCGGACCCTCGGAACTGCTGTGTCCCCGGCACCGATGTGCCCTGGACCCCAAGGCCCTGCCCCCGGGGTTGGCACTCGAGCGGACCTGGGGCCCGGCGGCTGGACTGGAGGCGCAGCTGGCAGCTCTGGGGCTCGGGCAGCCGGTGGGGCCGGGGGTCAAGACGGTTGGTGGCTGCTGCCCATGCCCGTGCCCCCCGCAGCCGCCCCCTCCGCAGCCCCAGCCGCCGGCTGCCACCCCGCAGGCCGGGGAGGACCCCACGGAGACGAGCGACGCGCTGCTGGTCCTGGAGGGCTTGGAGTCGGAGGCCGAGAGCCTGGAGACCAACAGCTGCTCGGAAGAGGAGCTCAGCAGCCCGGGCCGCGGAGGAGGCGGGGGCCGGCTTCTGCTGCAGCCCCCGGGCCCCGAATTGCCCCCGGTGCCCTTTCCGCTGCAGGACTTGGTGCCCCCGGGGCGCTTGAGTCGAGGggagcagccgccgccgccgccgcccccgccccctgccgggCCCCTCCGGCCACTCACAGGCCCTTCTCGGAAGGGCTCCCTCAAAATCCGTCTCAGTCGCCTCTTTCGCACGAAGAGCTGCCACGGTGGCTCCGGTGGCGGGTCCGGGGCCGGCAAGAGGCCTGCGGGGGAGCTGGCTGCTTCGGCCGCGAGCCTGACGGACGTGGGAGGCCCTGCCGGCCGGGAGCTGGACGCCGGGAG GAAACCCAGGTTGACAAGAACTCAAAGTGCCTTTTCTCCGGTCTCCTTCAGCCCCCTATTCACAG GTGAAACAGTATCGCTTGTGGATGTGGACATCTCTCAGCGGGGCCTGGCCTCTCCACACCCTCcaactccccctcctcctccgagAAGAAGCCTCAGCCTCCTAG ATGATATCAGTGGGACGCTGCCTACATCTGTCCTTGTGGCTCCGATGGGGTCTTCCCTGCAGTCTTTCCCCCTACCTCCGCCTCCTCCACCCCATGCCCCAG ATGCATTTCCGCGGATTGCTCCTATCCGAGCAGCTGAATCCCTGCACAGCCAGCCCCCGCAACACCTCCAGTGTCCCCTGTACCGGCCCGACTCGAGCAGCTTTGCAGCCAGCCTTCGAGAGTTGGAGAAG TGTGGTTGGTATTGGGGACCAATGAATTGGGAAGATGCAGAGATGAAGCTGAAAGGGAAACCAGATGGTTCTTTCCTGGTACGAGACAGCTCTGATCCTCGTTAtatcctgagcctcagttttcgaTCACAGGGTATCACCCACCACACTAGAATGGAGCACTACAGAG GAACCTTCAGCCTATGGTGTCATCCCAAGTTTGAGGATCGCTGTCAGTCAGTGGTGGAGTTCATTAAGAGAGCCATCATGCACTCCAAGAATGGGAAGTTTCTCTATTTCTTGAGATCCAGGGTTCCAG GACTGCCACCAACTCCAGTGCAGCTGCTCTATCCAGTGTCCCGATTCAGCAATGTCAAATCCCTACAGCACCTTTGCAGATTCCGAATCCGACAGCTCGTCCGGATAGATCACATCCCGGATCTCCCACTGCCTAA ACCTCTGATCTCTTATATCCGAAAGTTCTACTACTATGATCCTCAGGAAGAGGTATACCTGTCTCTAAAGGAAGCGCAGCTTATTTCCAAACAGAAGCAAGATGTGGAACCGTCCACGTAG
- the SOCS7 gene encoding suppressor of cytokine signaling 7 isoform X4, with amino-acid sequence MTPSGGWPPRWRRAAWACAGLRAPPAPLYEAEAAAAVSAVAPGPVAGGAPAGPGLVPTPARLPAARPPSLSPMQGAELRDGEAAAAAAASYRVLSRLLGYGEAAPEPGPPPPPPGHGPPPPSFLARPGARGSRPPQLMVFRNVGRPPEEEDAEAAPEPGPSELLCPRHRCALDPKALPPGLALERTWGPAAGLEAQLAALGLGQPVGPGVKTVGGCCPCPCPPQPPPPQPQPPAATPQAGEDPTETSDALLVLEGLESEAESLETNSCSEEELSSPGRGGGGGRLLLQPPGPELPPVPFPLQDLVPPGRLSRGEQPPPPPPPPPAGPLRPLTGPSRKGSLKIRLSRLFRTKSCHGGSGGGSGAGKRPAGELAASAASLTDVGGPAGRELDAGRKPRLTRTQSAFSPVSFSPLFTDAFPRIAPIRAAESLHSQPPQHLQCPLYRPDSSSFAASLRELEKCGWYWGPMNWEDAEMKLKGKPDGSFLVRDSSDPRYILSLSFRSQGITHHTRMEHYRGTFSLWCHPKFEDRCQSVVEFIKRAIMHSKNGKFLYFLRSRVPGLPPTPVQLLYPVSRFSNVKSLQHLCRFRIRQLVRIDHIPDLPLPKPLISYIRKFYYYDPQEEVYLSLKEAQLISKQKQDVEPST; translated from the exons ATGACGCCATCCGGGGGCTGGCCTCCGCGGTGGCGGCGCGCGGCCTGGGCTTGCGCTGGCCTccgcgcgccccccgcccccctctatGAGGCTGAGGCCGCGGCGGCCGTTAGCGCTGTCGCTCCGGGGCCCGTGGCGGGCGGGGCTCCGGCGGGGCCCGGCCTAGTCCCCACCCCAGCCCGGCTCCCagccgcccgccctccctccctctccccgatGCAGGGGGCCGAACTCCGGGAtggcgaggcggcggcggcggcggccgcttCGTACCGCGTCCTGAGCCGCCTGCTCGGCTATGGAGAGGCGGCCCCCGAGCcaggcccgccgccgccgcccccgggcCATGGTCCCCCGCCGCCATCCTTCCTCGCGCGGCCCGGTGCGCGGGGCTCCCGGCCGCCGCAGCTGATGGTGTTCCGCAACGTGGGTCGGCCGCCAGAGGAGGAGGACGCGGAGGCAGCCCCGGAGCCCGGACCCTCGGAACTGCTGTGTCCCCGGCACCGATGTGCCCTGGACCCCAAGGCCCTGCCCCCGGGGTTGGCACTCGAGCGGACCTGGGGCCCGGCGGCTGGACTGGAGGCGCAGCTGGCAGCTCTGGGGCTCGGGCAGCCGGTGGGGCCGGGGGTCAAGACGGTTGGTGGCTGCTGCCCATGCCCGTGCCCCCCGCAGCCGCCCCCTCCGCAGCCCCAGCCGCCGGCTGCCACCCCGCAGGCCGGGGAGGACCCCACGGAGACGAGCGACGCGCTGCTGGTCCTGGAGGGCTTGGAGTCGGAGGCCGAGAGCCTGGAGACCAACAGCTGCTCGGAAGAGGAGCTCAGCAGCCCGGGCCGCGGAGGAGGCGGGGGCCGGCTTCTGCTGCAGCCCCCGGGCCCCGAATTGCCCCCGGTGCCCTTTCCGCTGCAGGACTTGGTGCCCCCGGGGCGCTTGAGTCGAGGggagcagccgccgccgccgccgcccccgccccctgccgggCCCCTCCGGCCACTCACAGGCCCTTCTCGGAAGGGCTCCCTCAAAATCCGTCTCAGTCGCCTCTTTCGCACGAAGAGCTGCCACGGTGGCTCCGGTGGCGGGTCCGGGGCCGGCAAGAGGCCTGCGGGGGAGCTGGCTGCTTCGGCCGCGAGCCTGACGGACGTGGGAGGCCCTGCCGGCCGGGAGCTGGACGCCGGGAG GAAACCCAGGTTGACAAGAACTCAAAGTGCCTTTTCTCCGGTCTCCTTCAGCCCCCTATTCACAG ATGCATTTCCGCGGATTGCTCCTATCCGAGCAGCTGAATCCCTGCACAGCCAGCCCCCGCAACACCTCCAGTGTCCCCTGTACCGGCCCGACTCGAGCAGCTTTGCAGCCAGCCTTCGAGAGTTGGAGAAG TGTGGTTGGTATTGGGGACCAATGAATTGGGAAGATGCAGAGATGAAGCTGAAAGGGAAACCAGATGGTTCTTTCCTGGTACGAGACAGCTCTGATCCTCGTTAtatcctgagcctcagttttcgaTCACAGGGTATCACCCACCACACTAGAATGGAGCACTACAGAG GAACCTTCAGCCTATGGTGTCATCCCAAGTTTGAGGATCGCTGTCAGTCAGTGGTGGAGTTCATTAAGAGAGCCATCATGCACTCCAAGAATGGGAAGTTTCTCTATTTCTTGAGATCCAGGGTTCCAG GACTGCCACCAACTCCAGTGCAGCTGCTCTATCCAGTGTCCCGATTCAGCAATGTCAAATCCCTACAGCACCTTTGCAGATTCCGAATCCGACAGCTCGTCCGGATAGATCACATCCCGGATCTCCCACTGCCTAA ACCTCTGATCTCTTATATCCGAAAGTTCTACTACTATGATCCTCAGGAAGAGGTATACCTGTCTCTAAAGGAAGCGCAGCTTATTTCCAAACAGAAGCAAGATGTGGAACCGTCCACGTAG
- the SOCS7 gene encoding suppressor of cytokine signaling 7 isoform X2 — translation MTPSGGWPPRWRRAAWACAGLRAPPAPLYEAEAAAAVSAVAPGPVAGGAPAGPGLVPTPARLPAARPPSLSPMQGAELRDGEAAAAAAASYRVLSRLLGYGEAAPEPGPPPPPPGHGPPPPSFLARPGARGSRPPQLMVFRNVGRPPEEEDAEAAPEPGPSELLCPRHRCALDPKALPPGLALERTWGPAAGLEAQLAALGLGQPVGPGVKTVGGCCPCPCPPQPPPPQPQPPAATPQAGEDPTETSDALLVLEGLESEAESLETNSCSEEELSSPGRGGGGGRLLLQPPGPELPPVPFPLQDLVPPGRLSRGEQPPPPPPPPPAGPLRPLTGPSRKGSLKIRLSRLFRTKSCHGGSGGGSGAGKRPAGELAASAASLTDVGGPAGRELDAGRKPRLTRTQSAFSPVSFSPLFTGETVSLVDVDISQRGLASPHPPTPPPPPRRSLSLLDAFPRIAPIRAAESLHSQPPQHLQCPLYRPDSSSFAASLRELEKCGWYWGPMNWEDAEMKLKGKPDGSFLVRDSSDPRYILSLSFRSQGITHHTRMEHYRGTFSLWCHPKFEDRCQSVVEFIKRAIMHSKNGKFLYFLRSRVPGLPPTPVQLLYPVSRFSNVKSLQHLCRFRIRQLVRIDHIPDLPLPKPLISYIRKFYYYDPQEEVYLSLKEAQLISKQKQDVEPST, via the exons ATGACGCCATCCGGGGGCTGGCCTCCGCGGTGGCGGCGCGCGGCCTGGGCTTGCGCTGGCCTccgcgcgccccccgcccccctctatGAGGCTGAGGCCGCGGCGGCCGTTAGCGCTGTCGCTCCGGGGCCCGTGGCGGGCGGGGCTCCGGCGGGGCCCGGCCTAGTCCCCACCCCAGCCCGGCTCCCagccgcccgccctccctccctctccccgatGCAGGGGGCCGAACTCCGGGAtggcgaggcggcggcggcggcggccgcttCGTACCGCGTCCTGAGCCGCCTGCTCGGCTATGGAGAGGCGGCCCCCGAGCcaggcccgccgccgccgcccccgggcCATGGTCCCCCGCCGCCATCCTTCCTCGCGCGGCCCGGTGCGCGGGGCTCCCGGCCGCCGCAGCTGATGGTGTTCCGCAACGTGGGTCGGCCGCCAGAGGAGGAGGACGCGGAGGCAGCCCCGGAGCCCGGACCCTCGGAACTGCTGTGTCCCCGGCACCGATGTGCCCTGGACCCCAAGGCCCTGCCCCCGGGGTTGGCACTCGAGCGGACCTGGGGCCCGGCGGCTGGACTGGAGGCGCAGCTGGCAGCTCTGGGGCTCGGGCAGCCGGTGGGGCCGGGGGTCAAGACGGTTGGTGGCTGCTGCCCATGCCCGTGCCCCCCGCAGCCGCCCCCTCCGCAGCCCCAGCCGCCGGCTGCCACCCCGCAGGCCGGGGAGGACCCCACGGAGACGAGCGACGCGCTGCTGGTCCTGGAGGGCTTGGAGTCGGAGGCCGAGAGCCTGGAGACCAACAGCTGCTCGGAAGAGGAGCTCAGCAGCCCGGGCCGCGGAGGAGGCGGGGGCCGGCTTCTGCTGCAGCCCCCGGGCCCCGAATTGCCCCCGGTGCCCTTTCCGCTGCAGGACTTGGTGCCCCCGGGGCGCTTGAGTCGAGGggagcagccgccgccgccgccgcccccgccccctgccgggCCCCTCCGGCCACTCACAGGCCCTTCTCGGAAGGGCTCCCTCAAAATCCGTCTCAGTCGCCTCTTTCGCACGAAGAGCTGCCACGGTGGCTCCGGTGGCGGGTCCGGGGCCGGCAAGAGGCCTGCGGGGGAGCTGGCTGCTTCGGCCGCGAGCCTGACGGACGTGGGAGGCCCTGCCGGCCGGGAGCTGGACGCCGGGAG GAAACCCAGGTTGACAAGAACTCAAAGTGCCTTTTCTCCGGTCTCCTTCAGCCCCCTATTCACAG GTGAAACAGTATCGCTTGTGGATGTGGACATCTCTCAGCGGGGCCTGGCCTCTCCACACCCTCcaactccccctcctcctccgagAAGAAGCCTCAGCCTCCTAG ATGCATTTCCGCGGATTGCTCCTATCCGAGCAGCTGAATCCCTGCACAGCCAGCCCCCGCAACACCTCCAGTGTCCCCTGTACCGGCCCGACTCGAGCAGCTTTGCAGCCAGCCTTCGAGAGTTGGAGAAG TGTGGTTGGTATTGGGGACCAATGAATTGGGAAGATGCAGAGATGAAGCTGAAAGGGAAACCAGATGGTTCTTTCCTGGTACGAGACAGCTCTGATCCTCGTTAtatcctgagcctcagttttcgaTCACAGGGTATCACCCACCACACTAGAATGGAGCACTACAGAG GAACCTTCAGCCTATGGTGTCATCCCAAGTTTGAGGATCGCTGTCAGTCAGTGGTGGAGTTCATTAAGAGAGCCATCATGCACTCCAAGAATGGGAAGTTTCTCTATTTCTTGAGATCCAGGGTTCCAG GACTGCCACCAACTCCAGTGCAGCTGCTCTATCCAGTGTCCCGATTCAGCAATGTCAAATCCCTACAGCACCTTTGCAGATTCCGAATCCGACAGCTCGTCCGGATAGATCACATCCCGGATCTCCCACTGCCTAA ACCTCTGATCTCTTATATCCGAAAGTTCTACTACTATGATCCTCAGGAAGAGGTATACCTGTCTCTAAAGGAAGCGCAGCTTATTTCCAAACAGAAGCAAGATGTGGAACCGTCCACGTAG